A window of Rubricoccus marinus contains these coding sequences:
- the fusA gene encoding elongation factor G gives MSIHGKQFPLDKTRNIGISAHIDAGKTTTTERILYYTGRLHRIGEVHEGGATMDWMEQEKERGITITSAATTAQWADHRINIIDTPGHVDFTVEVERALRVLDGAVALFCSVGGVEPQSETVWRQMDKYKVPRIAFVNKMDRTGSDFFNAVQMMKDRLGANAVPVQIPIGDGEMFRGVIDLIENKAIVWDEATQGSTWDEIEIPEDLKTEARKWRINLMEAVAEHDDELLMLYLEGETIDPNHIKRIVREATIALDITPVFCGSAFKNKGVQRLLDGVIDFLPSPLDAPPMEGHVPRTDDIVIRKPSPDEPLSAIAFKIATDPYVGKLTFARIYSGTLNKGDSIMNASNEKKERAGRLLFMHANTREDVDQVKAGDICAIVGLKETKTGDTLTDPNAPVVLESMDFPEPVIRIAIEPKTKADIDKLGVGLQKLAEEDPTFKVTTDEETGQTLIAGMGELHLEIIVDRLKREFKVEANVGQPQVSYREALRKEVTHAYTHKKQTGGRGQFAHVEIEFTATEDGTGFEFENGIVGGSIPREFIPSVEKGIKEAMSRGPIAGYPIEGVKARLFDGKFHNVDSDQLSFELAGRMAFREASRLAKPVIMEPIMKVEVITPEEYMGDVIGDLSSRRGQIGTMGQRNDAQVIEAMVPLSEMFGYSTDLRSNTQGRAIYSMQFDHYSEVPQSVAEEIAASMKTEVAA, from the coding sequence ATGAGCATCCACGGCAAGCAGTTCCCGCTCGACAAGACCCGAAACATCGGGATCTCGGCGCACATCGACGCGGGCAAGACCACGACGACGGAACGCATCCTGTACTACACGGGACGCCTCCACCGCATCGGCGAAGTCCACGAGGGCGGCGCCACGATGGACTGGATGGAGCAGGAGAAGGAGCGTGGCATCACGATCACCTCTGCCGCCACCACGGCGCAGTGGGCGGATCACCGCATCAACATCATCGACACCCCCGGGCACGTCGACTTCACCGTGGAGGTGGAGCGCGCGCTGCGCGTGCTCGATGGTGCGGTCGCGCTTTTCTGCTCGGTCGGCGGCGTGGAGCCGCAGTCCGAGACGGTCTGGCGCCAGATGGACAAGTACAAGGTGCCCCGCATCGCGTTCGTCAACAAGATGGACCGGACGGGCTCTGACTTCTTCAACGCTGTCCAGATGATGAAGGACCGGCTCGGCGCCAACGCCGTCCCCGTCCAGATCCCCATCGGAGACGGCGAGATGTTCCGCGGGGTCATCGACCTCATCGAGAACAAGGCCATCGTCTGGGACGAGGCGACTCAGGGCTCCACCTGGGACGAGATCGAGATCCCGGAGGACCTCAAGACCGAGGCGCGCAAGTGGCGCATCAACCTCATGGAGGCCGTCGCCGAGCACGACGACGAGCTCCTGATGCTGTACCTGGAGGGCGAGACCATCGACCCCAACCACATCAAGCGCATCGTTCGCGAGGCCACCATCGCGCTCGACATCACGCCGGTGTTCTGCGGCTCTGCCTTCAAGAACAAGGGCGTCCAGCGCCTGCTCGATGGCGTCATCGATTTCCTCCCGAGCCCGCTCGACGCGCCTCCAATGGAGGGCCACGTCCCGCGTACGGACGATATCGTCATCCGCAAGCCCAGCCCCGACGAGCCACTTTCGGCCATCGCGTTCAAGATCGCGACCGACCCTTACGTCGGTAAGCTGACGTTTGCCCGCATCTACTCGGGAACGCTCAACAAAGGCGACTCGATCATGAACGCGAGCAACGAGAAGAAGGAGCGCGCTGGCCGCCTCCTCTTCATGCACGCCAACACGCGCGAGGACGTCGATCAGGTCAAGGCCGGCGACATCTGCGCGATCGTGGGTCTCAAGGAGACGAAGACCGGTGACACGCTCACCGACCCCAACGCCCCGGTTGTGTTGGAGTCGATGGACTTCCCGGAGCCCGTGATCCGCATCGCTATTGAGCCCAAGACGAAGGCAGACATCGACAAGCTCGGCGTCGGTCTCCAGAAGCTCGCTGAGGAGGACCCAACCTTCAAGGTCACCACCGACGAGGAGACGGGTCAGACCCTGATCGCCGGAATGGGCGAGCTGCACCTCGAGATCATCGTGGACCGCCTCAAACGCGAGTTCAAGGTCGAGGCCAACGTTGGTCAGCCGCAGGTGTCGTACCGCGAGGCGCTCCGCAAAGAGGTCACCCACGCGTACACGCACAAGAAGCAGACCGGTGGTCGCGGCCAGTTCGCGCACGTCGAGATCGAGTTCACCGCGACCGAGGACGGAACCGGCTTCGAGTTCGAGAACGGCATCGTTGGTGGCTCCATCCCGCGCGAGTTCATCCCGAGTGTCGAGAAGGGCATCAAGGAGGCCATGAGCCGCGGACCGATCGCGGGCTACCCCATTGAGGGCGTCAAGGCCCGTCTCTTCGACGGCAAGTTCCACAACGTCGACTCCGACCAGCTCTCGTTCGAGCTCGCAGGCCGTATGGCCTTCCGCGAGGCGAGCCGTCTGGCGAAGCCGGTCATCATGGAGCCGATCATGAAGGTTGAAGTCATCACGCCAGAGGAGTACATGGGCGACGTCATCGGCGACCTCAGCTCCCGCCGTGGTCAGATCGGCACCATGGGGCAGCGCAACGATGCGCAGGTCATCGAAGCGATGGTCCCCCTGAGCGAGATGTTCGGGTACTCCACCGACCTCCGCTCCAACACGCAGGGTCGCGCCATCTACTCGATGCAGTTCGACCACTACTCCGAGGTGCCCCAGTCGGTCGCCGAAGAGATCGCCGCCTCCATGAAGACGGAGGTCGCTGCGTAA
- the rpsG gene encoding 30S ribosomal protein S7 yields the protein MRRKQAEKRIPIPDPIYADVTVAKFIAAVMRDGKKSLAQKIVYGAFDVIEERTAEPGVEVFRKAINNIAPLVEVRSKRVGGATYQVPIEVRPERRTSLAFRWLLQYSRQRGDKSMANRLAAELLAASRGEGGAVKKKDDTHRMAEANKAFSHFARF from the coding sequence ATGCGCAGGAAGCAAGCAGAAAAGCGGATCCCCATCCCCGATCCGATCTACGCCGACGTCACCGTCGCCAAGTTCATCGCCGCTGTCATGCGCGATGGCAAGAAGAGCCTCGCCCAGAAGATCGTCTATGGCGCCTTCGACGTGATCGAAGAGCGCACCGCCGAGCCCGGCGTTGAGGTCTTCCGCAAGGCGATCAACAACATCGCGCCCCTCGTCGAGGTGCGCAGCAAGCGCGTCGGCGGCGCCACCTACCAGGTGCCCATCGAGGTCCGCCCAGAGCGGCGCACCTCGCTCGCCTTCCGGTGGCTCCTCCAGTACTCCCGCCAGCGCGGCGATAAGTCGATGGCCAACCGCCTCGCCGCCGAACTCCTCGCCGCGTCCCGCGGAGAGGGCGGTGCCGTCAAGAAAAAGGACGACACGCACCGCATGGCAGAGGCCAACAAGGCTTTCTCCCACTTCGCGCGCTTCTAA
- the rpsL gene encoding 30S ribosomal protein S12, giving the protein MPTINQLVRKGRTPKRKTSGSVALQENPQRRGVCTRVYTTTPKKPNSALRKVAKVRLTNGMEVIAYIPGEGHNLQEHSIVLVRGGGAKDLPGVKYHIVRGALDTAGVADRKKSRSKYGAKKPKA; this is encoded by the coding sequence GTGCCAACGATCAACCAGCTCGTCCGCAAGGGCCGCACGCCAAAGCGCAAGACCTCCGGGTCCGTCGCGCTGCAGGAGAACCCGCAGCGCCGCGGCGTCTGCACCCGCGTGTACACCACGACTCCGAAGAAGCCGAACTCCGCCCTCCGCAAGGTGGCCAAGGTTCGCCTCACCAACGGAATGGAGGTCATCGCCTACATCCCGGGCGAGGGCCACAACCTCCAGGAGCACTCCATCGTGCTCGTGCGCGGCGGTGGTGCTAAGGACCTCCCCGGCGTGAAGTACCACATCGTGCGCGGCGCGCTCGACACCGCCGGTGTCGCCGACCGCAAGAAGAGCCGGTCCAAGTACGGCGCCAAGAAGCCGAAGGCGTAG